One Bradyrhizobium sp. ISRA464 genomic window carries:
- a CDS encoding MarR family transcriptional regulator: MVDQPDWDLRLGYLIHDVSRLRRMMFDRALAPLGITRSQWWVLAFISRKDGLPQVQLANELDVGKVAVGALIDRLETSGFVIRQADPVDRRIKRVYVTKQARGFLEKLRKETDKFNARIVNGIDRKQLEAASEALLAMKHNLLAMSDGTETQSGEDEEEDAPRSKTRKKRRAAA; the protein is encoded by the coding sequence ATGGTTGATCAGCCCGATTGGGATCTTCGGCTTGGATATCTCATCCATGACGTGTCGCGGCTCAGGAGGATGATGTTCGATCGGGCGCTTGCGCCGCTCGGGATCACCCGCTCGCAATGGTGGGTCCTAGCGTTCATTTCGCGCAAGGATGGCCTTCCCCAGGTGCAACTCGCCAACGAGCTCGACGTCGGCAAGGTCGCCGTCGGGGCCCTGATCGATCGGCTGGAGACATCGGGGTTCGTGATACGGCAGGCCGATCCGGTCGACCGGCGGATCAAGCGCGTCTATGTCACCAAGCAGGCCCGCGGATTCCTCGAAAAGCTCCGGAAGGAAACCGACAAGTTCAATGCAAGAATCGTCAACGGCATCGACCGCAAGCAACTGGAAGCCGCTTCGGAAGCCCTCCTTGCGATGAAGCACAACCTTCTGGCCATGTCTGATGGCACGGAGACCCAGAGCGGAGAGGACGAGGAGGAAGACGCGCCGCGGTCCAAAACCCGGAAAAAACGGCGGGCGGCGGCCTGA
- a CDS encoding AMP-binding protein, whose amino-acid sequence MAAAIRDTSHANFRQAGYWLDKTVDQLLTEAVARAPDKVAIAADRADRDQAPRFTYRELDDLANRAASSLLRLGVGRGDVVTVQLPNWWEFVVTAFACSKIGAVMNPVMPILRERELLYILNFCQAKVFIVPKTYRGFDYAAMAQGMRAELPHLKHVIVADGKGDTGFERMLLSSEADELQPGLRPDDMAVLMFTSGTTGEPKGVMHTSNSLIACCKALSGRFGLDSSDVLLVASPVGHMTGYAAIVLLSIYLGGTMILQDIWEAKRGVSLMAREGVTYTAASTPFLSDICDAVKGGSPQPKCLRSFLCGGAPIPSVLIERAAGELGLKVCSLWGMTEVLSGTLTEPSRAAEKSASTDGRSLEGMEVRIVDTEGNPVPAGEPGRLLVRGAQMFKGYYKRPELPTFDSDGWFDSGDLAYMDKDGYIRISGRVKDILIRGGENVPVVEIENLLYKHPAVSAVAVVGFPDARLGERGCAFIVPRSGCTIDLTAVQAYLGEARMAKQFWPERIELVAELPRTASGKIQKFKLRELAAAIAEAK is encoded by the coding sequence GTGGCCGCCGCCATACGAGACACGTCTCATGCCAACTTTCGGCAAGCCGGCTATTGGCTGGACAAAACCGTCGACCAGCTTCTGACGGAAGCCGTTGCAAGAGCCCCCGACAAGGTCGCGATCGCTGCCGACCGCGCCGATCGCGACCAGGCCCCACGCTTCACCTACAGGGAGTTGGATGATCTCGCCAATCGGGCCGCGAGTTCGCTGCTGCGGCTCGGTGTCGGGCGCGGTGATGTCGTCACCGTGCAATTGCCCAATTGGTGGGAGTTTGTCGTCACAGCGTTCGCATGCAGCAAGATCGGCGCGGTCATGAATCCGGTGATGCCGATCCTGCGGGAGCGCGAGCTGCTCTACATCCTGAATTTCTGCCAGGCCAAGGTCTTCATCGTGCCGAAGACATATCGTGGCTTTGACTACGCCGCGATGGCGCAGGGCATGCGCGCCGAGCTGCCGCACCTGAAGCACGTGATCGTTGCCGACGGCAAGGGCGACACGGGTTTTGAGAGGATGCTGCTATCGTCCGAGGCGGACGAGCTCCAGCCCGGCTTGCGTCCGGATGACATGGCTGTGCTGATGTTCACGTCAGGCACGACCGGCGAGCCAAAAGGCGTCATGCACACGTCGAATTCGCTGATTGCATGCTGCAAGGCGTTGTCAGGTCGGTTCGGGCTCGATTCAAGCGACGTGCTGCTGGTGGCCTCTCCGGTGGGCCACATGACCGGCTATGCTGCGATCGTCCTGCTGTCCATCTATCTCGGCGGCACGATGATCCTTCAGGACATCTGGGAAGCCAAACGTGGTGTCAGCCTGATGGCTCGTGAAGGTGTCACCTATACCGCGGCCTCGACGCCGTTCCTGAGCGACATCTGCGATGCCGTGAAGGGTGGCTCGCCGCAGCCGAAGTGTCTGCGGTCCTTCCTGTGTGGCGGGGCGCCGATTCCGTCGGTTCTCATCGAGCGTGCGGCCGGTGAGCTCGGTCTCAAGGTCTGCTCGCTTTGGGGCATGACCGAAGTCCTGTCGGGTACGTTGACGGAGCCGTCGCGCGCAGCCGAGAAGTCGGCGAGCACGGACGGCCGATCGCTGGAGGGGATGGAAGTCAGGATCGTCGACACCGAGGGCAATCCGGTGCCTGCGGGCGAGCCGGGCCGATTGTTGGTCCGAGGCGCCCAGATGTTCAAGGGTTACTACAAGCGGCCGGAGCTGCCGACCTTCGACAGCGATGGCTGGTTCGACTCCGGCGATCTCGCTTACATGGACAAGGATGGGTACATCCGGATTTCCGGCCGAGTGAAGGACATCCTGATCCGCGGCGGCGAGAATGTCCCCGTCGTCGAGATCGAGAACCTGCTCTACAAGCATCCCGCAGTGTCCGCAGTCGCGGTCGTTGGATTTCCGGATGCCCGACTCGGCGAGCGCGGCTGCGCGTTCATCGTACCTCGCAGCGGCTGCACAATCGACCTGACGGCGGTGCAGGCCTATCTAGGCGAGGCGAGGATGGCGAAGCAGTTTTGGCCGGAACGTATTGAACTTGTGGCCGAGCTTCCGCGCACAGCCAGCGGCAAGATCCAGAAATTCAAGCTGCGCGAGCTTGCCGCGGCAATTGCCGAAGCAAAGTAG
- a CDS encoding SDR family oxidoreductase, with the protein MFDAAVLKGKRILVTGGGTGLGKEMSVGFAAHGAHVYICGRRKEVLDQAVREIGERSGGTVSALLANVRDPDSIEAMMSSIWAEGPLTGLVNNAAANFLAPTESLSPRGYEAVRSTVMDGSFYASLACGKRWIAAGLPGSIISNLVTWVWTGSAYVVPSAMAKAAVHAMTMSLAVEWGPKGIRVNAIAPGPFPTEGAWDKLNPLAETGVGATRAEEVPLRRFGKMDELRNLLIFLMSDGSSYITGDTISIDGGHHLAAPSTFAGLSKLSAADWQRAREAIQASVQKEKQARSI; encoded by the coding sequence ATGTTCGACGCCGCCGTGCTCAAGGGAAAGCGCATCCTGGTAACGGGCGGAGGGACGGGACTCGGCAAGGAGATGTCGGTGGGGTTCGCCGCCCACGGTGCTCACGTCTACATCTGCGGGCGGAGGAAAGAGGTCCTCGACCAGGCCGTGCGGGAAATCGGCGAGCGGTCCGGGGGAACGGTCTCCGCGCTGCTTGCCAACGTGCGTGATCCCGACAGCATCGAAGCGATGATGTCGAGCATCTGGGCTGAGGGGCCGCTCACCGGGCTCGTCAACAACGCCGCGGCCAACTTCCTCGCCCCCACCGAAAGCCTGTCGCCGCGCGGCTACGAGGCCGTCCGCTCCACGGTGATGGATGGTTCGTTCTATGCCTCACTTGCCTGCGGCAAGCGGTGGATCGCCGCGGGCCTCCCAGGCAGCATCATCAGCAACCTGGTCACCTGGGTGTGGACCGGATCGGCGTATGTGGTGCCGTCGGCGATGGCAAAGGCCGCCGTGCACGCCATGACCATGTCGCTCGCGGTCGAGTGGGGACCCAAGGGTATCCGCGTCAATGCCATCGCGCCCGGCCCGTTCCCGACTGAGGGGGCGTGGGACAAGCTTAATCCGCTCGCCGAGACAGGTGTCGGAGCGACCCGGGCCGAGGAGGTGCCACTACGCCGTTTCGGCAAGATGGACGAGCTGCGCAATCTCCTGATCTTCCTGATGTCGGATGGCTCAAGTTACATCACGGGTGACACGATCAGTATCGATGGCGGGCATCATCTGGCCGCGCCGAGCACTTTCGCGGGGCTTTCAAAACTGTCGGCGGCCGACTGGCAGCGCGCGCGCGAAGCCATTCAAGCATCGGTCCAGAAAGAGAAGCAGGCGCGCTCCATCTGA
- a CDS encoding enoyl-CoA hydratase/isomerase family protein — protein sequence MTQPSTITVESRGAIDILTLNRPAQLNAVSPDMIVELTAYFSGLHDRPTTRVVLLRGNGSQFSAGAELGSDAFAAPGKGRPQRQLKMQQNYSGVIRLMRSCPQPIIGLVHGAACGAGFSFLLACDVRFAAPDARMNAAYIRIGVGGCDMGSGYLLPRLVGLSVASEFLLTGHFLKAERAKAIGLVSDIVPAEDLLTKGIELAEDMLRVSPMGLRMTKQALNTLIDAPSLDAALMMEDRQQVILLETNDHAEAVAAFRERRSPTYSDQ from the coding sequence ATGACGCAGCCGAGCACCATCACCGTCGAGAGCCGCGGCGCGATCGATATCCTGACGTTGAACCGTCCGGCCCAGCTCAACGCCGTCTCCCCCGACATGATCGTGGAACTGACCGCCTATTTTTCCGGCCTGCACGACCGGCCGACGACACGCGTCGTACTGTTGCGCGGCAACGGGTCTCAATTCTCCGCCGGCGCCGAACTCGGATCGGATGCGTTTGCCGCGCCCGGCAAGGGTCGCCCTCAACGCCAGCTCAAGATGCAGCAGAACTACTCCGGCGTGATCCGCCTGATGCGGTCATGTCCGCAGCCGATCATCGGCCTCGTTCATGGCGCGGCATGTGGAGCCGGGTTCTCCTTTCTGCTCGCCTGCGACGTTCGCTTCGCGGCGCCTGATGCTCGTATGAACGCGGCTTATATCCGCATCGGTGTCGGCGGCTGTGATATGGGCTCGGGCTATCTGCTGCCACGTCTCGTCGGCCTCTCCGTGGCCTCCGAGTTTCTCCTCACGGGTCACTTCCTCAAGGCTGAACGGGCGAAGGCAATTGGACTGGTCAGCGACATCGTGCCTGCAGAAGATCTTCTCACAAAGGGCATCGAACTCGCCGAAGACATGTTGCGCGTGTCTCCGATGGGTCTGCGCATGACGAAGCAGGCGCTCAACACACTAATCGACGCGCCGAGCCTCGACGCGGCGCTGATGATGGAAGACCGGCAACAGGTCATCCTCCTGGAAACCAATGATCACGCGGAAGCCGTCGCCGCGTTTCGCGAGCGACGAAGTCCGACCTACTCCGACCAATGA
- a CDS encoding NADP-dependent oxidoreductase gives MSPRENRQVRLTTRPRGIPQAEHFSLVTEPVAGPGNGEILIENRYLSVDPAQRGWANDEGNYSAPVPLDAPMRALAVGKIVESNVPAFRAGEFVYGWFGWQRYCVAAPDAVLRRVIPSALPLSANLSVLGMNGLTAYLAFHGLGDPKPGEHVLVSTAAGSVGSFVGQLARIAGCRAVGLTSSADKIAQAKARYGYEDMINYREAADLGAALRAACPEGNDIFFDNTGGAIADAAIRTMRLRGRIIQCGTAANASWTPVPSGPRPEREVLTRRLRWSGFIIFDHLAEFDAAAKRLADLALAGQIVHDQEVLPGLEHAPGAIARLYRGENHGKLIIAVD, from the coding sequence ATGTCCCCGCGCGAAAATCGACAGGTACGGCTGACGACCCGGCCCCGTGGGATCCCGCAAGCCGAGCATTTTTCACTCGTGACGGAGCCCGTGGCCGGGCCCGGCAACGGCGAGATTCTGATTGAAAACCGCTATCTCTCGGTCGATCCGGCGCAGCGCGGATGGGCCAATGACGAGGGGAACTATAGTGCGCCGGTGCCGCTGGACGCGCCGATGCGCGCCCTTGCTGTCGGCAAGATCGTCGAAAGCAATGTGCCGGCGTTTCGAGCCGGCGAGTTCGTTTACGGATGGTTTGGCTGGCAGCGCTATTGCGTCGCCGCACCCGACGCCGTTCTGCGGCGCGTCATTCCATCCGCCCTCCCGCTCAGCGCCAACCTGAGCGTGCTCGGCATGAACGGCCTGACCGCCTATCTTGCCTTTCACGGCCTCGGTGATCCCAAGCCCGGCGAGCACGTTCTGGTGTCGACGGCTGCCGGCAGCGTCGGCAGCTTTGTCGGCCAGCTCGCGAGGATTGCGGGATGCCGTGCCGTTGGGCTCACCAGTTCCGCCGACAAGATCGCACAGGCCAAAGCCCGGTACGGCTATGAGGACATGATCAACTACCGCGAGGCCGCCGACCTCGGCGCGGCCCTTCGCGCGGCGTGCCCGGAAGGAAATGACATCTTCTTCGACAACACCGGAGGCGCGATCGCCGATGCCGCCATTCGGACCATGCGGTTACGCGGACGCATCATCCAGTGCGGCACGGCCGCGAACGCGTCCTGGACCCCCGTCCCGAGCGGCCCGCGCCCCGAGCGCGAGGTTCTCACGCGCCGCCTGCGATGGTCGGGCTTCATCATCTTCGATCATCTCGCCGAATTCGACGCAGCCGCCAAGCGCCTCGCCGACCTCGCGCTTGCCGGCCAGATCGTCCACGACCAGGAGGTCCTCCCGGGGCTGGAGCATGCCCCCGGCGCAATCGCACGACTTTACCGCGGTGAAAACCACGGCAAGCTTATCATCGCCGTTGACTAG
- a CDS encoding acyl-CoA dehydrogenase family protein, with protein MLPNRPVFDEEHALLRESVRRFAASKIAPHFQQWEKAGIIDRALWPAAGEAGLLCPQVPEQYGGIGGDFRHNAVVIEELAYSGFAGPATDFSVHNDVCCGYLLSYGTEEQKKKWLPRMVSGEAVCAIAMTEPGTGSDLQGIRTRAVREGDEYVISGQKTFISNGQMCDLVIAVTRTNPDGGSRGMSLILVETDRPGFRHGRNLDKLGHLSSDTSELFFDQVRVPVSNLLGSEGGAMAALMSELPQERLTIALHSIASAQKAFDITKAYVLERKAFGQAIGSYQNTRFQLADLKSDLQVGWAYVDQCLSQHIRGELTTYAASTAKLWVTEMHGRLVDQCLQFFGGYGFMREYEICRLFADARVLRIYGGTSEIMRELISRNL; from the coding sequence ATGCTACCCAATCGCCCCGTATTCGACGAAGAGCACGCCCTTCTGCGCGAAAGCGTCCGGCGCTTCGCCGCGTCGAAGATCGCGCCGCACTTCCAGCAATGGGAGAAGGCTGGGATCATTGATCGCGCATTGTGGCCGGCGGCAGGCGAAGCCGGCCTACTCTGCCCCCAGGTGCCCGAGCAATACGGCGGCATCGGCGGCGATTTCCGCCACAATGCCGTTGTCATCGAAGAACTCGCCTATTCGGGCTTTGCCGGTCCGGCGACCGACTTCTCGGTCCACAACGACGTCTGCTGCGGTTACCTCCTGAGCTACGGCACCGAAGAGCAGAAGAAAAAATGGCTGCCGCGCATGGTCTCGGGTGAGGCCGTCTGCGCCATCGCCATGACCGAGCCGGGGACCGGCAGCGATCTCCAAGGCATTCGCACCCGCGCCGTGCGCGAGGGAGACGAGTATGTCATCTCCGGGCAGAAGACCTTTATTTCGAACGGCCAGATGTGCGACCTCGTCATCGCGGTGACGCGCACCAATCCGGACGGGGGATCTCGCGGCATGAGCCTGATCCTCGTCGAAACCGATCGGCCCGGCTTTCGCCACGGTCGCAACCTCGACAAGCTCGGCCATCTCTCTTCCGATACGTCCGAGCTGTTCTTCGATCAGGTCCGCGTTCCCGTCAGCAACCTCCTGGGCTCGGAAGGCGGCGCGATGGCTGCGCTGATGAGCGAGCTGCCGCAGGAACGCTTGACGATCGCGCTCCACTCGATTGCGTCGGCGCAGAAGGCGTTCGACATCACCAAGGCCTACGTCCTCGAACGCAAGGCGTTCGGACAGGCGATCGGCTCCTATCAAAACACGCGCTTCCAGCTCGCGGACCTCAAGTCCGACCTTCAGGTTGGCTGGGCTTACGTCGATCAGTGCCTCAGCCAACATATTCGCGGAGAGTTGACGACCTACGCCGCATCGACCGCAAAGCTCTGGGTCACCGAGATGCATGGACGGCTGGTCGATCAGTGCCTGCAATTCTTCGGCGGCTATGGTTTCATGCGCGAATATGAGATTTGCCGTCTGTTCGCAGACGCACGTGTGCTGCGGATCTATGGCGGCACGTCGGAGATCATGCGGGAGTTGATCTCGCGCAACCTCTGA
- a CDS encoding MaoC family dehydratase — protein MAGLYFEQFSVGQTFVHEIRRTVTDMDNILFSSLTYNPAAVHIDHEYAKGTEFGKPLMNSIFTLGLIIGLSVQDTTLGTTVGNLGMEDTKFPRPVFAGDTLRAETKVVAIRESKSRPTQGIVTFEHRGFNQRDEEVVYCRRSGLMMRRPA, from the coding sequence ATGGCGGGGCTCTATTTCGAGCAGTTCTCGGTTGGACAGACCTTCGTCCACGAGATCCGGCGCACAGTGACGGACATGGACAACATCCTGTTTTCGTCGCTGACCTATAATCCGGCGGCGGTCCATATCGACCACGAATATGCCAAGGGCACCGAGTTCGGGAAGCCCCTGATGAATTCGATCTTCACGCTCGGTCTGATCATCGGCTTGTCGGTTCAGGATACGACGTTGGGGACCACCGTCGGCAATCTCGGCATGGAGGACACCAAATTCCCGCGGCCGGTGTTTGCTGGTGATACGCTACGAGCCGAAACCAAAGTAGTTGCCATCAGGGAAAGCAAGTCGCGTCCGACGCAGGGCATCGTGACGTTCGAACACCGCGGCTTCAATCAGCGGGACGAGGAGGTGGTCTATTGCCGCAGGAGCGGGTTGATGATGCGGAGGCCCGCATGA
- a CDS encoding CoA ester lyase, giving the protein MKLRSLLFVPADSERKFAKADGIGADALILDLEDSVAPGRKAFARGAVKDLLGGEPRNWSFLVRINPFGTGLTLEDLAAVVRPGLDGILIPKVNGIEDVDLVSHYVDVLEVATGVPPGHIKLLVVATETPAAMIGFNGYARKNERLVAMTWGAEDLSAALGALTNKEADGNWTFPYQVARAQCLFAAGAAGVAALDTLYADFKDQDGLAESCRLARRDGFVGRVAIHPDQVATINTCFTPSDADLAHARRVVAAFAAAPDVGTVGIDGKMYDIPHLVAARRTLASVGEGHSNG; this is encoded by the coding sequence ATGAAGCTCCGCTCGTTGCTCTTTGTGCCGGCCGACAGCGAACGTAAGTTCGCCAAGGCAGACGGAATCGGCGCCGATGCGCTGATCCTTGATCTCGAGGATTCCGTGGCCCCTGGGCGCAAGGCTTTTGCGCGAGGTGCTGTGAAGGATCTGTTGGGCGGCGAGCCGCGCAACTGGTCGTTCCTGGTCCGCATCAACCCGTTCGGTACGGGGCTCACGCTGGAAGATCTGGCGGCGGTGGTTCGTCCGGGCCTCGACGGCATCCTCATCCCGAAGGTCAACGGCATCGAGGACGTCGATCTCGTATCGCACTATGTCGACGTGCTGGAGGTCGCAACTGGCGTTCCGCCTGGGCACATCAAGCTGCTGGTTGTTGCGACCGAAACACCGGCCGCCATGATCGGGTTCAACGGCTACGCTCGCAAGAACGAGCGGCTGGTTGCGATGACATGGGGGGCGGAAGACCTGAGCGCGGCCTTGGGCGCGCTCACGAACAAGGAGGCGGATGGCAACTGGACCTTCCCCTACCAGGTGGCTCGCGCGCAATGCCTGTTCGCCGCAGGTGCGGCCGGTGTCGCTGCGCTGGATACGCTCTATGCGGATTTCAAGGATCAGGACGGGCTCGCCGAGAGCTGCCGCCTCGCACGCCGCGACGGCTTCGTCGGTCGGGTCGCGATCCACCCGGATCAAGTCGCGACCATCAATACCTGTTTCACGCCCTCGGATGCCGATCTTGCGCATGCACGCCGCGTCGTCGCGGCGTTCGCCGCGGCGCCGGATGTCGGCACTGTCGGGATCGACGGGAAGATGTACGACATTCCACATCTGGTCGCAGCGCGGCGAACCCTAGCATCGGTCGGGGAGGGACATTCGAATGGATAA
- a CDS encoding SDR family oxidoreductase has product MPYQSVFRPDLFEGQTIIVTGGGSGIGRCTAHELAALGANVAILGRTMEKLVEVQREIEEDGGKAMSHACDIRDEAIVVGAIDAVLARYGRIDGLVNNAGGQFRAPLKTISTKGFEAVVRNNLTGGFIFMREVYNRWMEANGGSIVNIIADIWHGWPEFGHSAAARGGMLTLTETAACEWSSSGVRVNAVAPGGIVSSGFDTYTPEMQKKLHDFTAGVPLQRFGTEAEISAAITYLLSPAAAYITGSCVRVDGGTPNARTTWKLEPHNRSLPFEGFHRAKLPEVMKRKASA; this is encoded by the coding sequence ATGCCATACCAGTCCGTTTTCAGGCCGGACCTGTTCGAGGGGCAGACCATCATCGTGACCGGTGGCGGGAGCGGGATTGGGCGCTGCACCGCCCATGAGCTTGCTGCGCTTGGTGCGAACGTCGCAATTCTCGGCCGGACGATGGAAAAGCTCGTCGAGGTACAGCGTGAGATCGAGGAAGATGGCGGAAAGGCGATGAGCCATGCCTGCGACATCCGCGATGAGGCCATAGTGGTGGGCGCGATTGATGCCGTGCTCGCGCGCTACGGCCGTATCGACGGCCTGGTCAACAATGCCGGGGGGCAATTTCGAGCGCCATTGAAGACGATCTCGACCAAGGGCTTCGAGGCTGTCGTGCGCAACAATTTGACCGGAGGCTTCATTTTCATGCGCGAGGTCTATAATCGCTGGATGGAGGCCAATGGCGGTTCGATCGTGAACATCATCGCCGACATCTGGCATGGTTGGCCGGAGTTCGGCCACTCCGCGGCGGCCCGCGGCGGCATGCTCACCTTGACCGAGACGGCTGCATGCGAATGGTCGTCCTCGGGCGTCCGCGTCAATGCGGTCGCCCCCGGCGGCATCGTCTCCAGCGGCTTTGACACCTACACGCCGGAGATGCAGAAGAAGCTCCACGACTTCACCGCAGGCGTGCCGCTTCAGCGCTTCGGCACGGAAGCCGAGATATCGGCTGCAATCACCTACCTGCTGTCGCCGGCGGCCGCCTATATCACCGGATCCTGCGTCCGCGTCGATGGCGGGACGCCGAATGCCCGCACGACGTGGAAGCTCGAGCCGCACAACCGCAGTCTGCCATTCGAGGGCTTCCACCGGGCGAAATTGCCCGAGGTGATGAAGCGGAAGGCCAGCGCCTAG
- a CDS encoding acyl-CoA dehydrogenase family protein, whose product MDNRSFSNQLDVPEDHAAIREGVRAVVTRFDDEYWLARDDDGEFPREFHRAMADAGWLGITMPEEYGGAGLGVTEAAIMMHEVASHGGGMTSASAVHINLFGPHPIVVKGTDDQKRRWVPRLVSGEDQCCFGFTEPDAGLNTTRIKTFAEKVPGGYLVHGQKVWTSTAQVANKIMLLTRTTRYEDCKRPTDGITIFYTDLDRSKIEVRRIPKMGRKAVDSNAIFIDGLFIPEADRIGEEGKGFSYILHSLNPERILIAVEAIGIGQDALRRATRYARERVVFDRPIGQNQGIQHPLAEKWMYLESAWLMAMRAAWLYDAGKPCGAEANSAKFLGARAGHDAAWQAIMTHGGFGYAKEYHVERLFREVSITRLAPITEQLMLSFIAEKVLDLPKSY is encoded by the coding sequence ATGGATAACAGGTCATTCTCCAATCAGCTCGACGTGCCCGAAGATCACGCCGCGATCCGTGAAGGCGTGCGTGCTGTCGTCACACGGTTTGATGATGAGTACTGGCTGGCGCGTGACGACGACGGCGAGTTCCCGCGCGAATTCCATCGTGCCATGGCGGACGCCGGTTGGCTCGGTATTACCATGCCCGAAGAGTATGGCGGCGCCGGGCTCGGCGTCACCGAGGCCGCAATCATGATGCATGAGGTCGCGAGCCACGGTGGCGGGATGACGTCGGCGTCGGCCGTGCATATCAACCTCTTCGGGCCGCACCCGATCGTTGTGAAGGGGACCGACGACCAGAAGCGCCGCTGGGTGCCACGTCTGGTTTCGGGTGAAGACCAATGCTGCTTCGGCTTCACCGAGCCGGATGCCGGGCTGAACACCACCCGCATCAAGACCTTTGCCGAGAAGGTCCCCGGTGGTTACCTCGTGCACGGACAAAAGGTCTGGACGTCGACCGCGCAGGTTGCCAACAAGATCATGCTGCTGACGCGGACGACGAGATACGAGGACTGCAAGCGGCCGACTGACGGCATCACCATCTTCTATACCGATCTCGATCGCTCCAAAATCGAGGTACGTCGCATCCCGAAGATGGGGCGCAAGGCTGTCGATTCCAACGCCATCTTCATCGATGGACTCTTCATCCCCGAGGCGGATCGAATTGGCGAGGAAGGCAAGGGCTTCTCCTATATCCTGCACAGCCTCAATCCCGAGCGCATCCTGATCGCGGTCGAGGCGATCGGAATCGGGCAGGACGCGCTGCGCCGCGCAACCCGCTATGCCAGGGAGCGGGTCGTGTTCGACCGTCCGATCGGTCAGAACCAGGGCATCCAACACCCGCTCGCCGAGAAATGGATGTACCTCGAGTCAGCGTGGCTGATGGCGATGCGCGCCGCTTGGCTCTACGATGCCGGAAAGCCGTGTGGGGCCGAGGCCAACAGTGCCAAATTCCTCGGTGCGCGCGCTGGGCATGATGCCGCCTGGCAAGCTATCATGACGCATGGCGGCTTCGGGTACGCCAAGGAGTATCACGTCGAGCGGCTGTTCCGCGAAGTCTCGATCACTCGGCTCGCACCGATCACCGAGCAGCTCATGCTGAGCTTCATCGCCGAGAAGGTGCTCGATCTGCCGAAAAGCTACTGA
- a CDS encoding enoyl-CoA hydratase-related protein, translated as MGLAIPTKSFECTIDAGLAHIVLDQPDRGNPIDGDFCREFGLAIAELSERADVRAVLLSARGRLFSVGGDLMALVKQGDALPGTIKAWTADLHVALSRMVRMRAPVVAAVHGNVAGGSVSLMAAADLVVMAESAKISAAFSRIGFSPDSGSTTTVTRRVGIARARRFFLLGETLDAATALSLGLVDFVVPDAAVQSEAARLAKELAVGPTEAFGAIKRLFSQTADRSFESQLEEEAQTLAAMSRTADAQEGVRAFVEKRKPVFSGK; from the coding sequence ATGGGCCTGGCCATACCGACAAAGAGTTTCGAGTGCACCATCGACGCTGGTCTTGCCCACATTGTTCTGGACCAGCCTGACCGTGGCAATCCGATCGACGGCGACTTTTGTCGCGAGTTCGGCCTGGCGATTGCCGAACTGAGCGAGCGTGCCGACGTGAGGGCCGTGCTGCTATCCGCACGCGGGCGGTTGTTCAGTGTGGGCGGCGACCTCATGGCGTTGGTGAAGCAGGGCGACGCGCTGCCTGGAACGATCAAGGCCTGGACCGCCGATCTTCACGTAGCGCTCTCAAGGATGGTGCGCATGCGGGCGCCCGTCGTCGCGGCCGTTCACGGGAACGTCGCGGGCGGCAGCGTGTCGCTGATGGCGGCGGCGGACCTCGTGGTGATGGCGGAATCGGCGAAGATTTCGGCTGCCTTCTCCAGGATTGGCTTCAGCCCGGACAGTGGGTCGACCACGACCGTCACGCGGCGCGTCGGTATCGCGCGCGCAAGGCGTTTTTTCCTGCTCGGTGAGACGCTCGATGCTGCGACGGCGCTGTCGCTCGGATTGGTTGATTTCGTCGTTCCGGATGCTGCGGTGCAGTCCGAGGCCGCGCGGCTTGCAAAGGAGCTCGCGGTAGGCCCGACCGAGGCGTTTGGCGCGATCAAGCGTCTGTTTTCGCAAACGGCTGATCGATCGTTCGAGAGCCAGCTCGAGGAGGAGGCGCAGACGCTCGCCGCGATGTCGCGAACGGCCGACGCGCAGGAGGGCGTCAGGGCCTTCGTCGAGAAGCGCAAGCCGGTGTTTTCCGGAAAATGA